The following proteins are encoded in a genomic region of Tenebrio molitor chromosome 7, icTenMoli1.1, whole genome shotgun sequence:
- the unc80 gene encoding protein unc-80 homolog isoform X1 gives MRMPDSDRRSSGENGLNEDALPVPIQVFLWRQISPFVKPKLGKLHEASCMFCQHSMTGHHELKEACKMFERVLVQNIQSGLKSDLSEAIRSIPRWRLIQASLPHVMHSAASLLFNRMKDGNIQSLGAVETKLMYTLHWIILDAAEECADNDFEKGLFHTSPFYYLFSIPTLTLFIYLFAPICNNLKESDFQNFRLENGLKIWQGMWEFRQPEASCFSSHCKPKPKHLFGKNSKQKTQFGDVFLGRKQSEDLLGRESPPSQGISASSSEQQHLFSSGPSTTTVTVTATITKITDDENNWVSSPKDTVFPETIPEESSSTEEEHVVIFRLPSLHESDGFLRDPSIYTAETSLFQLAMRKSSTGKNNVKAEQIPAASVPDSKPSKPSIQKIGFIKTSSSSTDKDSVDSSKHPSTEGPAPDMDGSRKTLTGAPPVDITAATFLDVAVLRCLFITHWQEEGIYWALHYLYNRLRDISEETAAQLQPRRRSNSLPIPKIEVSLYQSTELKKQENNKDFIEVPEVKDVSLLAESPYTNKKPLDEPVHLRRASEKIKKRMKIADLKAFVETKLLSKSDKALEKIGQDEPKPLGEHAVGSRRMLSDYHRSLDTGDEHLSRPNSAMSKMFEPTASNLVKGKSMPSLSCLIDELTSGGYMGEIHWDRRRPSRFERPTQPMANPIITVTEHTPTPSPDYLKRQGSMDSQLDAASLSGSKLGNWNERKASLTRSQTDSNITYAGEDIPEAPGSACYITKEGDIDFQVVLKAVHATALRDNTVCTLRVLEVILNLVELLIDVGVLKQGPRNETTTTSASVSGQTTSPGKTQKVPTSTTYASLGGELEKTAKPMTSHKLIMHIIIRVLKHLGCPHGCADGQRGPAAEFLRTQCQNILAKLNRVSANQFKNFLRDYVKFQPLSDVLDLFHAYVGYCIDPSSLLSPLNQKRGSSRSPDTVSQGGYATNFDTGVGGGGIRGVEGQIMSHVFKPLVTRFVDSAKEIKTPDNLGLYCEVRQLMTYVKEGHGSVFRRVALSALIDTADRPSKKEVNVQTTRVIRHMHHSEIDDQGDVPTDTSYTIDERGVRKLLFKKRSTSSTCASLLETEAEELSKISQSPLGNLRKRHILTPRQSERALGIVEPPTKIKSKSKLGGIVNWFKKSDQTSVDDNENQENGDSGTDTSSFIRQTSKYYPNKSGKSNVGQTLQKAKRRVEDRFNKFVLKKGKKKDGSTEETSGGYLSRRNSVELGESSRESEFVVFKERKLVATAPVYQGALRLSFLLETCPPGSVPDAHLLASILDLPHSTVVARATLLLECSYFVHCCNKGQWPSWMKLNFPMFRPSGPLPPRGPNTGIRRSHIMQRAAGKMFYQWAEVLGQRLEEIINEDKHLEPHIAAMVLDEQKQKELLMQDEEEDFLDEASINTYGSSCSMALRLIACILLHEITSFLRETYQTLPKSSRMTGKERPPPWERLYSREANRRWSMALSSMGHSQTSAQSLQSIAGDRDSGQAERKISFVLHEPDNESEGSSNTTVTMQAMMQGEETKRIGQPPRPYLLRRGTAAPSGGSFKRRSLKLRRGTKEGKEMEIEWRIPETVKRTDSIQSKRKVSSLSDRSDTSEPGMAGEASGEESPGVLSDDQPPESPSDSNDTDDTTKNMPWMKVMVQVSNSFYYFCTHQNFCHPFCYRRIMRSCSRLVKAVRKVYGEEFGVLDDKLNMDFGGKKKGNKKDKSQNRKVSDQTSSQVSPIRRKDSVGKKEKIEKNLDGSQLSKLASKESSRDIADSDTGHDPSKSTNDSKPLEPPPILKYIKTQVKDAFHSPLAVLLKGAVILSEEHFIEIIPVAWELLLETNQEVTASAASIFILAAVKAPQPVSDIMQHGLSHPEAAVRINAILRFQVLWKMRYQVWPRMEESAHILFKVPPPGIEFTLPSPKIGIESLDVVDSPWELLVKTKVEEVTINQERHRSLVTATKTRKKQQTELIKMALQAQDDKKREERENFLITTIPITIQAAHEPSLYHTSEEHDEADDEQVEGQTRNTGHHLHSAHSLFPSCLCSAVVQIITLLDDAAVSADGNAVYEVAYQVIWCCLVEDSALFLRYILERLTREKQEQMFKILRHVIRFIPKLPQQAAFALYNYIIGYVMFYVRSPHEDGQMLIGAALSLLWMVVHSVHGIMFKDLKQILRKEQCDASILLTANVPSAKKIIVHGPQDPDAAGIPSQFPVQEDTQFCQILREALDFFGIEDNRQKEFFLVDYKTHQIRNPASYVRDYYFFKRSQYPQLELVHMKPEDAFNALQKQELLHKFVEIGKVLLTWAILKNVDMVVQRVVFLHEELMKLPSFPRKALESDLDLYKGGALGKELLGLDVLHKFMWVRLIARMFEAMAGNFAYSGDIHLFLNVLNGAVMLHSEDACILRYVMATYINAAFHFKNIFSTNGYLLIMPTLLKIYSNHQTNKLVTTTIEYAVKQFYLMNRKPFILQMFGSVSAMLDTDEEGTFGDAHKIQSSCLFNLLLSLETPSPDPLNIAELVKEDKPLKAIDFCYHDENEMVTILDCISLCVMVVSYSSESVRGYQMLIILEAILPCYVQHIQLPSYNKEGKTEKEIINHLAVSIKTLVNNCEALTKSYNGPYRSSPEHKGSSQRNYSRGPYSPGFDFEDESHSKFMSEHSRAKSMYEHDVEDSEVLRADYRRPRDVLLSLVGEFMCRATARLIELNKKNNQEGKLIELLDIRSHIRLADIAHSLLKVSPYDPESMGCRGLQHYMSYILPSTEWANDAMRPALVTILRRLDKVFQKISKKPSIRRNTDWDAAAGLLKGIYDTMVKYPYIMHWQHIKALINTCQFLIVTECYSTEGVSSATAALMSQAPPPHFCSMVVRLIALQIQNTNDNCTLEQVCGGSSTFSTQDKTESMIMNLIMPLCLRVGSGRKVSDVSAMKQNDISFAMTLVLHAMSPPNTKSMASSGPNLKVAAEIRTGSLTFTGTRDTKTSSKINTSLYQVSFLALKIMTICFEGELITVWTRIARTMRELGKRNEAASFLWDFLDFVVTHRTPLYILMQPFIFQKLAQPPISDFERNIHAKIRDKMRGIGLPFPKSRGALLMELAHQMKELKEELEDASDNTDPKKPEAAQPTVQMTTETNHGRHQRHSLIGLFTGDHGTKGSAEHPHTTLPTKVPESSTSTSHVSTPNQAASDGQDGTANGSSTPCNAVTDRSSQRSSVSDDHGVQMPKPESLMSHKAHKLRFVSSVEFRHSSGETSTTPLSPGSPADDSSGETHPAKSRLQRIKPQSRKTFRIRKSRKNSRVELSHSKESEEPPQFGSPQVPLTPPVTTQTQVTPPTELPPVTVNNNQQQQQQQQQQQQQQQPQQQISDQHRLRISMRGKPTESSWDEDSAISQTSSTSGYRESYPVMHLRDNLENSPKAFPPLASPDIHDLPSTSSATTTNLQCDNSSPDCSLNENGERTALLSHTERSSSQHSLLMVFEHQDETTLI, from the exons GAAAGCAGTCGGAGGATCTACTGGGACGCGAAAGTCCTCCCAGTCAGGGTATAAGCGCTTCAAGTTCTGAacaacaacatttattttcaagtGGACCTTCTACTACCACCGTCACAGTTACCGCcacaattacaaaaattaccgATGATGAG AACAACTGGGTGTCATCCCCCAAGGATACAGTTTTCCCCGAAACGATTCCTGAAGAAAGCTCCAGCACGGAAGAGGAACATGTGGTCATCTTCCGCTTACCATCTCTTCATGAATCGGATGGATTTCTTCGCGATCCATCCATTTACACC GCCGAGACTAGTTTGTTTCAATTGGCCATGAGGAAAAGTAGTACTGGAAAGAATAATGTCAAAGCAGAGCAGATTCCCGCAGCGTCAGTTCCAGATTCGAAACCAAGCAAGCCTTCCATACAGAAAATCGG GTTCATAAAAACTTCTAGTTCTTCGACTGATAAGGATTCTGTGGATAGCAGTAAGCACCCATCAACGGAGGGACCTGCCCCAGATATGGACGGTTCACGAAAAACTTTAACTGGAGCCCCACCAGTTGACATCACTGCGGCTACATTCCTAGACGTTGCGGTTTTGAGGTGCTTGTTTATAACTCACTGGCAAGAAGAAGGTATCTACTGGGCTCTCCACTATTTGTACAACAG GTTGAGAGACATCAGTGAAGAAACAGCAGCACAGCTACAGCCCCGTCGAAGGAGTAACTCTTTGCCAATACCGAAAATTGAGGTGTCTCTCTACCAAAGCACGGAACTAAAGAAGCAAGAGAACAACAAGGACTTTATAGAGGTTCCGGAGGTGAAAGACGTTTCGCTTTTAGCTG AATCTCCATACACCAATAAAAAACCGTTAGATGAACCAGTTCATCTCAGACGGGCCAGTGAAAAAATCAAGAAGAGAATGAAAATTGCAGACCTCAAGGCGTTCGTCGAAACAAAATTGTTGTCCAAATCGGACAAAGCGTTAGAAAAAATCGGACAGGACGAACCGAAACCATTAGGGGAACATGCGGTGGGTTCAAGGCGAATGCTTAGT GATTACCATCGCAGTTTGGACACCGGTGATGAACATTTGTCACGACCCAACTCTGCAATGTCAAAGATGTTCGAACCCACCGCTAGTAACTTGGTCAAAGGGAAAAGTATGCCGAGTTTAAG CTGTTTAATAGATGAATTAACCTCTGGGGG ATATATGGGAGAAATCCACTGGGACCGTCGAAGGCCCAGCCGTTTCGAGCGACCGACACAACCCATGGCTAATCCCATCATAACTGTAACAGAACATACCCCGACACCATCTCCTGATTATCTAAAAAGACAG GGCTCCATGGACAGTCAGTTGGACGCTGCGAGTTTATCCGGGAGTAAATTGGGGAACTGGAATGAAAGAAAAGCGAGTCTGACTCGTTCCCAAACCGATTCTAATATTACTTATGCCGGGGAAGATATTCCAGAAGCTCCAGGTTCTGCGTGTTACATCACCAAAGAAGGCGACATCGACTTTCAAGTTGTGCTTAAA GCTGTCCATGCGACTGCGCTTCGAGACAACACCGTTTGTACTCTTCGAGTGTTGGAAGTTATTCTGAATCTGGTGGAACTTTTGATTGATGTCGGAGTTTTGAAACAAGGCCCAAGGAACGAAACTACAACCACCAGCGCTTCTGTCTCTGGACAAACTACAAGTCCGGGCAAAACACAAAAAGTTCCGACTAGTACCACGTACGCGTCTTTAGGTGGAGAACTTGAGAAAACAGCAAAACCCATGACATCCCACAAATTAATTATGCATATTATAATAAG AGTTCTTAAGCACTTGGGATGTCCACATGGATGTGCCGACGGACAAAGAGGACCTGCGGCTGAATTTTTGAGAACCCAGTGCCAAAATATCTTGGCCAAGTTGAATCGAGTTAGCGCAAACCAGTTCAAAAATTTCTTGCGAGATTACGTAAAATTTCAACCTCTGTCGGACGTTTTGGATCTCTTCCACGCATACGTCGGTTACTGTATTGACCCAAGTTCTTTGCTTTCGCCGTTGA ACCAGAAGCGGGGCTCTAGCAGGTCACCTGACACGGTATCGCAAGGTGGTTATGCCACGAACTTTGACACAGGCGTAGGTGGCGGCGGAATACGAGGAGTTGAGGGCCAGATTATGTCTCATGTTTTCAAACCGTTGGTTACTAGATTTGTCGATTCGGCCAAAGAAATTAAGACACCAGACAATTtg GGGTTGTACTGCGAAGTGCGCCAGCTAATGACGTACGTGAAAGAGGGACACGGTAGCGTTTTCCGAAGAGTTGCTCTGAGTGCTCTTATAGATACTGCCGATAGACCTAGCAAGAAGGAGGTTAATGTTCAAACGACGAGAGTCATAAG ACATATGCACCATTCGGAAATAGATGACCAAGGGGATGTCCCTACGGACACATCGTACACTATTGACGAAAGAGGAGTCAGAAAACTGTTGTTCAAGAAGCGAAGTACTTCATCAACTTGCGCC AGTTTGCTCGAGACTGAAGCAGAAGAATTGTCCAAAATTAGTCAAAGTCCTTTGGGCAACCTACGAAAGCGACATATTTTAACCCCTCGTCAAAGTGAAAGGGCTTTAGGTATTGTAGAACCGCCAACCAAGATTAAATCTAAATCGAAACTAGGTGGCATCG taAATTGGTTTAAGAAAAGCGACCAAACATCCGTCGATGACAATGAAAACCAAGAGAACGGAGATTCGGGAACGGATACTTCCAGTTTTATTCGACAAACTTCCAAATATTACCCAAACAAATCTGGAAAAAG TAATGTCGGTCAAACTCTGCAAAAAGCCAAAAGAAGAGTTGAAGATCGTTTCAACAAGTTCGTTCTGAAGAAAGGGAAAAAGAAAGATGGGAGTACAGAGGAAACATCAGGTGGAT ATCTCAGTCGTCGCAATTCTGTCGAGTTGGGAGAATCATCCAGAGAATCCGAATTTGTCGTTTTCAAAGAACGAAAACTGGTCGCAACGGCTCCAGTTTACCAAGGAGCGTTAAGACTGTCATTTCTGCTGGAAACGTGTCCTCCTGGATCCGTTCCAGATGCTCACCTTCTCGCGTCAATACTAGATTTG CCCCATTCCACTGTCGTCGCACGAGCTACCCTACTTCTTGAATGCTCGTACTTCGTGCATTGCTGCAACAAAGGACAATGGCCTTCATGGATGAAACTTAATTTCCCCATGTTTCGCCCTTCCGGTCCCCTCCCACCTCGAGGACCCAACACTGGCATTAGAAGATCGCACATCATGCAAAGAGCCGCcggaaaaatgttttatcaaTGGGCGGAAGTTTTGGGACAGAGACTTGAGGAAATTATCAATGAAGATAAGCATCTGGAGCCTCACATAGCTGCAATGGTGTTGGACgaacagaaacaaaaagaattgTTGATGCAAGATGAGGAAGAAGATTTTTTGGATGAAG CGAGTATAAACACTTATGGATCGAGTTGTTCGATGGCTCTTCGCCTGATCGCTTGTATCTTGCTGCACGAAATCACATCGTTCCTTCGGGAGACTTACCAGACGCTACCAAAGTCTTCGCGGATGACGGGAAAGGAGCGTCCGCCCCCGTGGGAGCGTTTATACAGTCGAGAAGCTAACAGAAGATGGAGCATGGCTTTGTCTTCGATGGGACACTCGCAGACTTCTGCCCAAAGTCTCCAATCCATCGCGGGCGACAGAGACTCAG GACAAGCTGAGCGAAAAATCAGTTTTGTCTTGCACGAACCCGATAACGAATCAGAGGGAAGCAGCAACACCACCGTCACTATGCAg GCAATGATGCAGGGTGAAGAAACCAAACGAATTGGACAACCTCCACGTCCTTACTTGTTGCGTCGAGGCACGGCAGCTCCTTCTGGTGGATCCTTCAAACGACGAAGTTTGAAGTTGAGACGCGGTACTAAAGAAGGCAAGGAGATGGAAATTGAAT GGCGAATTCCCGAAACCGTGAAGAGAACTGATTCCATACAGTCTAAAAGAAAAGTTAGTTCTTTGTCTGACAGGAGCGACACGTCTGAACCTGGAATGGCAGGTGAGGCGAGTGGTGAAGAATCTCCAGGTGTACTGAGCGATGACCAACCTCCCGAGAGTCCAAGCGACAGCAACGATACAGATGATACGACTAAAAACATGCCTTGGATGAAA GTAATGGTCCAAGTCTCCAATTCTTTTTATTACTTCTGTACCCACCAAAATTTCTGCCATCCTTTTTGCTACAGAAGGATAATGAGAAGTTGCAGTCGTCTTGTAAAAGCAGTTCGAAAAGTCTACGGTGAGGAGTTTGGGGTCTTAGATGACAAACTGAATATGGATTTTGGTGGCAAAAAGAAGGGTAACAAGAAGGACAAAAGTCAGAATCGGAAAGTATCAGACCAGACTAGTTCTCAAGTGTCTCCAATAAGACGAAAGGATAGTGTAGGCAAAAAGGAGAA AATCGAGAAGAATCTGGATGGGTCCCAGTTAAGCAAGTTGGCGTCCAAAGAGTCGTCTAGAGACATTGCCGATTCCGATACGGGACACGATCCTTCGAAGAGTACCAACGACAGTAAACCGCTAGAACCACcaccaattttaaaatacatcaAAACACAGGTGAAGGACGCTTTTCACAGTCCTTTGGCAGTACTGTTGAAAGGTGCCGTAATTTTGTCTGAAGAACATTTCATCGAAATAATTCCCGTTGCTTGGGAACTCCTTCTGGAAACTAATCAAGAAGTGACAGCGTCTGCTgcttcaatatttattttggcgGCGGTGAAAGCACCACAACCAGTGTCCGACATTATGCAACACGGTCTTTCTCATCCAGAAGCAGCAGTTCGCATCAATGCCATCCTGAG ATTTCAGGTATTGTGGAAGATGCGATACCAAGTGTGGCCCCGAATGGAAGAAAGCGCTCACATCTTGTTCAAAGTGCCACCTCCTGGCATCGAGTTTACTTTACCGTCACCGAAAATTGGAATTGAATCTCTGGACGTGGTCGATTCCCCTTGGGAACTCCTAGTGAAGACGAAAGTTGAAGAAGTGACCATCAATCAAGAACGACat AGATCTTTGGTGACTGCCACGAAGACTCGTAAGAAGCAACAAACGGAACTGATCAAAATGGCTCTTCAAGCTCAGGATGACAAGAAAAGggaggagagagagaattttttgataactACAATTCCCATTACTATTCAAGCGGCGCACGAGCCAAGTCTTTATCACACCAGCGAAGAACACGATGAAG CCGACGACGAGCAAGTTGAAGGTCAGACCAGAAACACGGGACACCATCTTCACTCAGCTCACTCTCTTTTTCCATCTTGTTTGTGTTCGGCAGTCGTTCAGATTATTACTCTGTTAGACGACGCTGCTGTCTCGGCAGATGGAAATGCCGTCTACGAAGTTGCTTATCAA GTGATATGGTGTTGCTTGGTGGAGGACAGCGCTTTATTTTTGAGATACATCCTTGAGCGCTTAACACGAGAGAAACAAGagcaaatgttcaaaatcttAAGACACGTAATCAGATTTATTCCGAAACTACCCCAACAAGCAGCTTTTGCTTTGTACAACTACATCATCGGATACGTCATGTTCTACGTAAGAAGTCCACACGAAGACGGTCAAATGTTAATCGGAGCCGCTTTGTCTCTGCTCTGGATGGTCGTTCACAGCGTTCACGGCATCATGTTTAAGGATTTGAAACAAATCTTGCGGAAGGAACAATGCGACGCGTCAATTTTACTCACCGCGAATGTTCCTTCAGCCAAGAAGATCATAGTTCACGGTCCTCAAG ATCCCGATGCCGCTGGTATACCTTCACAGTTCCCGGTGCAAGAGGACACTCAGTTTTGCCAAATCCTCAGAGAAGCTTTGGACTTCTTCGGGATTGAAGACAACCGTCAAAAGGAATTTTTCTTGGTCGATTACAAAACAC ATCAAATCCGTAATCCTGCTTCTTACGTACGTGACTACTATTTCTTTAAAAGGTCACAGTATCCTCAACTCGAATTGGTCCATATGAAACCTGAAGACGCGTTTAACGCTCTACAAAAGCAGGAACTTCTTCACAAGTTTGTGGAAATCGGCAAGGTTCTGCTGACTTGGGCGATTTTGAAAAACGTGGACATG GTGGTGCAAAGAGTTGTTTTTCTTCACGAAGAACTCATGAAACTGCCTTCTTTTCCGCGGAAAGCTCTCGAGTCAGACTTAGATCTGTACAAAGGTGGTGCATTAGGAAAAGAACTTCTTGGTTTGGACGTTCTGCACAAATTTATGTGGGTACGCCTGATCGCAAGAATGTTTGAAGCGATGGCCGGAAATTTTGCCTACTCTGGTGACATTCACTTGTTCTTGAATGTATTGAACGGTGCTGTAATGTTGCATTCCGAAGACGCGTGCATTTTGAGATACGTGATGGCAACCTACATCAACGCCGCTTtccatttcaaaaacattttttccaccaACGG CTACTTACTTATCATGCCCACTCTACTTAAAATTTACTCAAATCATCAAACCAACAAGTTGGTCACCACGACGATTGAATACGCggttaaacaattttatttaatgaacAGAAAACCTTTTATTCTACAAATGTTTGGTTCAGTGTCGGCCATGCTTGACACAGACGAAGAAGGCACTTTTGGTGATGCTCAcaaa ATTCAATCTAGCTGCCTCTTTAATCTCCTGTTGAGTTTAGAAACTCCATCTCCTGATCCTTTAAACATTGCTGAATTAGTTAAAGAAGATAAACCACTCAAAGCTATCGATTTCTGTTATCATGATGAAAACGAAATGGTCACGATTTTGGACTGCATATCACTCTGTGTTATGGTAGTTTCGTACTCATCTGAAAGTGTCAGAGGTTACCAGATGCTG ATCATTTTGGAAGCTATTTTACCTTGTTACGTTCAACATATTCAGTTACCTTCGTATAATAAAGAAGGCAAAACCGAGAAAGAAATCATCAATCACCTTGCAGTATCTATCAAAACATTGGTAAACAATTGTGAGGCTCTGACCAA GAGTTACAATGGACCTTATCGGTCGAGCCCCGAGCACAAAGGTTCCAGTCAAAGAAACTACAGCAGAGGTCCTTACTCTCCTGGATTTGATTTTGAAGACGAGTCTCACTCAAAGTTTATGAGCGAGCACTCTAGGGCCAAAAGCATGTACGAACACGACGTGGAAGATTCGGAAGTTCTCAGAGCTGATTACAGAAGACCCCGAGATGTACTTTTGTCTTTAGTAGGCGAATTTATGTGCAGAGCTACTGCAAGGCTCATAGAAttgaacaagaaaaataacCAAGAGGGTAAATTGATCGAGTTGTTGGATATCCGATCGCATATT cGCTTGGCCGACATCGCTCACAGTTTACTAAAAGTGTCGCCTTACGACCCCGAGTCTATGGGATGCAGAGGTCTTCAACATTACATGAGTTATATTTTACCGTCGACTGAATGGGCAAATGATGCGATGAGACCTGCTCTGGTGACAATATTGCGAAGACTCGATaaagttttccaaaaaatatccaaaaaaCCATCGATTCGG AGAAATACAGATTGGGACGCAGCTGCTGGTCTTCTTAAGGGAATATACGACACCATGGTAAAGTACCCCTACATAATGCATTGGCAACATATAAAAGCACTAATCAACACGTGTCAG tttttaatTGTCACCGAATGTTATTCGACAGAAGGAGTCTCCTCAGCGACGGCCGCTTTGATGAGCCAAGCTCCGCCCCCACATTTCTGTTCAATGGTGGTGCGTTTGATAGCGCTTCAGATTCAAAATACCAAC GACAACTGCACATTGGAGCAAGTATGTGGAGGCAGTTCCACGTTTTCTACGCAAGACAAGACAGAGAGTATGATAATGAATCTCATTATGCCTTTGTGTTTGAGAGTTGGTAGCGGTCGAAAAG TTTCAGATGTTTCGGCTATGAAACAAAATGATATTAGTTTTGCTATGACCTTAGTTCTGCACGCCATGAGTCCTCCTAACACGAAGTCGATGGCGTCGTCAGGACCAAATTTAAAAGTGGCGGCGGAAATTCGAACCGGCAGTTTAACTTTCACTGGCACCAGAGACACGAAGACTTCGTCGAAAATTAATACTTCGTTGTATCAAGTGTCATTTCTAG CTTTGAAAATCATGACGATATGTTTTGAAGGCGAGTTGATAACGGTGTGGACTCGAATCGCGCGAACCATGAGAGAACTGGGAAAAAGAAACGAAGCAGCCAGCTTCTTGTGGGACtttttagattttgttgttacgCATCGTACCCCACTATACATTTTGATGCAACCCTTTATCTTTCAGAAG TTGGCACAACCGCCGATATCAGATTTCGAACGCAACATACACGCAAAAATCCGAGATAAAATGAGGGGGATAGGGTTACCCTTTCCCAAGAGTCGAGGAGCTCTGCTCATGGAGCTTGCCCATCAAATGAAGGAACTGAAAGAAGAACTCGAAGATG CTTCGGATAACACCGATCCAAAGAAACCGGAAGCAGCGCAACCTACTGTACAGATGACCACTGAAACCAATCACGGACGTCATCAGCGCCATTCGCTGATTGGTTTATTCACAGGTGACCACGGAACTAAAGGATCGGCTGAGCATCCGCATACGACGCTTCCAACAAAAG TTCCAGAATCTTCCACTAGCACCAGTCACGTGTCAACACCGAATCAGGCCGCAAGCGATGGACAAGACGGCACCGCCAATGGTAGTTCCACCCCTTGCAATGCAGTTACTG ATCGGTCATCCCAAAGGTCATCTGTGAGTGACGACCATGGCGTACAGATGCCTAAACCCGAATCCTTAATGTCTCACAAGGCCCATAAACTTCGCTTTGTTTCTTCTGTAGAGTTTAGACACTCCTCAG GAGAAACTTCAACTACACCCTTGAGTCCCGGAAGCCCAGCGGATGACAGTTCCGGCGAAACCCACCCTGCTAAATCTCGTTTGCAACGAATAAAACCGCAAAGCAGGAAAACTTTCCGTATTCGGAAAAGCCGGAAGAACAGCCGAGTGGAA CTGTCGCATAGCAAAGAGTCTGAAGAACCTCCACAATTTGGGTCTCCACAAGTACCTTTAACCCCACCAGTGACCACTCAAACTCAAGTAACTCCACCTACAGAGTTGCCCCCAGTAACAGTGAACAACAAtcagcaacaacaacaacagcagcagcaacaacaacaacaacaacaaccgcAACAGCAAATCTCCGATCAACACCGATTAAGAATTTCAATGCGAGGTAAACCCACCGAGAGTTCGTGGGATGAAGACAGCGCCATCTCTCAAACGTCTAGCACTTCTGGGTACAGAGAGTCGTATCCGGTTATGCATTTAAGagataatctggaaaatagcCCCAAGGCCTTTCCACCTTTGGCTTCACCCGACATTCACGACTTACCATCTACGAGCAGTGCTACCACTACAAATCTGCAATGCGACAACAGCTCTCCAGATTGTTCTTTGAACGAAAATGGAGAAAGGACCGCCCTTTTGAGTCACACTGAGAGGTCCTCCTCCCAACATTCTCTGCTCATGGTGTTTGAACATCAAGACGAAACCACACTCATATAA